The stretch of DNA CACCCCGGCGTCACAGTCGATCACTAGCGGCCAGTCAGCAGTGTTCACTGAAACGATCTCCGTCGCAGCAAACGCAACCCCAGGTGTCTACTCCTGCTACGATTACGCGTTGATCGACGGCCAGCCAATGACTGACGGCGACGGGCAGGTCATTCGCGAAACGAAGACCATAGCCGTACCAGGCATCTCCAAGACGGCAACCACCACCTTTACACGCTCATGGGACTGGTCGATCGACAAGAGCGTCGATCAGCCGAACCTGTGGCTCGACTTCTGGCAGCCGGGCACGGTGAACTACGCGGTGAACGTCGATGGCACAGCAGCAGATAGCAACTGGGCTGTCTCCGGCATCATCACCGTGACTAATCCTTCAACGACTGAAGCGCTCACCGTGACGCTGACTGATGTCATCACCGGCGGGCTGAATGCCACGATCACTGCTGACGCGGACTGCAACCTGAGCGGCAGTACGCTCACCGTCCCGATCAACAGCGTGGCAACCTGCCCGTATGCCCGCGCGCTGCCTGATAGCACCAACCGCACAAACACGGCGACGATCGCGCGCAACGGTTACCAGATACAGGCCACCGCGCCAGTCACGTTTGGCACGCCGAGCACCGTCACCGATGAGTGCGTCGTCATCGCCGATAGCTACCAGGGCAACCTGGGGTCGCCGTGCATGACGGCAAACGACACGGTTGCACACTTTGGCTTCGGCTATGACCGTGAGATCGGCCCGTATCCGGCCTGCTACCAGCTCACAGTCGATAACTCGGCCTCGGTGACCACCACCGACACCAGTACCGTCGATTCGGACTCCCAATCGGTGGCAGTTACGGTCCACTGCATCCCGCCGTGCTGCACACAGCTTCCCGCCTACTGGCTGCAGAATTCGGTAGCGGGCAGCAAACGGGGTATTGACCCAACCTGGTACAAGATCGAGCCAAGTGGCTCTGCGACGCCGTTCTTCCTTAGCCCATACAACTACCGAACGGTGCTCCTGATCACACCACGTGCGTCAGATCGTGACTACTACGTTCTGGCTCAGCAGTACATCTCCGCCGAGCTCAATCTGCTACGCGGATCGACTGCGCCGTGGTCGGTCGTCGACGCCATGTATGCCGCCAAGGATCTCTTTGAGACCTATACACCGGCAGATGTGGCAGGGATGAGCCCGGCCCAACGGCAGCAGTTCGTCAGCCTCGCGTCAACGCTCCATAACTACAACTTCGGCTATATCGGACCGGGGCGCTGCCCGGCAGGCAGACCGTAGTCCGGCCTCACATGTCGTGCATCGCTCCCGTGAGATTCACGGGGGCGGTGCCTCTCATTCCGCCCAGTCAGCATTGTCCCAGCGACGTTCGCAGAGGACGAAGCGATAGCCGTCGCCGTCTTCGATCGTGACACCGAAGCGATCCCAGTACGGATTGTGCGACGCCACGCGCCGACCGCCGGCCTGCTCCAACCGCGCGACGAGCGTGTCATCGACCGGACCATCGAGGTACACCACCAGCAGATCCTCCACGGTTGGCCGCGGCTCAACCGGGTTGGAGGGATCGCTCACCAGCTCCAGATGCCAGCCGGCCCCCGGCCAGCCGACCATCAACAGGTCGTGCCCGTGGTCAGGATCACCAGCCACGCTCTCAGCGCGATACAGCACCCGCATGTCCAATCCGGCGATGTAGAACTGCTCCGCAGCGGCGAGATCGCGCGACGGCCGGGCGATCCGGATATGCGAAGTTGGTGTGATTCCGCTCATCGATCCTCCATGTCAGGCCGATTTCAGCATGAATACCCTGAAAAACGATACAATCAACGGTCGCCGTCCACGCGGATCGCGAACGCAGACCAGCAGCCGGTGCAAACACCGGCCACCGAACGGGGACCTTCCTGCCGATGACCTCACCGACGACTTCAGCGCAACCTTCCAGCCCGACGCACGTGCGCTCCGATCTGCGCAACATCGCGATCATCGCCCACGTCGACCACGGCAAGACCACCCTCGTCGATGGACTGCTCAAGCAGACCCATATCTTTCGCGATCCGGACGCCGCCGGCGAACTAATCATGGACGCCAACGACCTGGAACGCGAGCGTGGCATCACGATCCTGGCCAAGAACACCGCCATCCACTATCGCGACGTGAAGATCAACGTCATCGACACGCCGGGCCACGCCGACTTTGGCGGCGAAGTTGAGCGCGTCCTGAATATGGCCGACGGCTGCCTGCTGATCGTCGACGCGGTCGAGGGGCCAATGCCACAGACCCGCACGGTCCTCCAGCAAGCGCTTGGCCTCGGCCTGCGTCCGATCGTCGTGATTAACAAGGTCGACCGCCCGTTCGCCCAGCCGGACGTCGTCATCTCCAGGACACAGGATCTCTTCCTCGACCTGGCAATCGACGCCGAGCAGCTCGATTTCCCGGTCCTGTACGCCATCGCCAAGCAGGGCCGCGCCGGCCACGCGCCGGACGATCTGGCACCCGACCTGACGCCGCTGTTCGACACGATCGTCGACTACATTCCGGCACCAGTCGTTGACATCGACGGGCCGGTTCAGCTGCAGGTCGCGTCGCTCGATTACAACCCGCATCGCGGTCGGATCGCGATTGGCCGTGTCCGACGCGGTCGGCTTCACACTGGCGACACGCTGGTGCAGCTCGGCACTGCCGGCGAAGAAGATCGTCAAAAAGTCACCTGGTTAGCGGCACACGAGGGCCTCGCCCGCGTCGAGATCACCGAAGCGCAGGCGGGCGACATCGTCGCACTCACCGGCTTCCCTGCCGCGCACGTCAGCGCCACCCTGGCCGATCCGGCTGTGCCTGAGCCGCTGCCCGGCATTCAGATCGACGAGCCGACGCTGCGCCTGACTTTTGGCGTCAACACCTCGCCCTTCGCCGGTCGCGAAGGCGACTACCAGACATCCCGCCAGCTCGGCGAACGACTGCAGCGCGAGCTGGAGACGAACGTCGCGCTGCGGGTCGAGCCAACCGAGGTGCCGGATGTCTTCTCCGTCTCCGGTCGTGGAGAGCTCCACCTGTCGATCCTGATCGAGACGATGCGCCGCGAGGGCTACGAATTCCAGGTCTCGCGTCCCGAAGTCATCACCCGCGAGATCGACGGCACACTGATGGAGCCGATTGAGCAGCTCGTCATCGACACGACCGAGGAGTTCGTTGGCGCTGTCACCGAGCTGGTCGGCGCACGCAAGGCGCGCATGACCGACATGCTCAACGATGGACGCGGCAACGTCCGCCTGGAGTTCGACATCCCGACCCGTGGCCTCATCGGCCTGCGCAACGAATTTCTGACCCGCACCAAGGGCAACGGTTCGATGTCGTCCCGGCTGACAGGATTTGAGCCGTGGCATGGTGCGATCTCATCGACGCGCACCGGTGCCCTCGTCGCCTGGGAGGCAGGCACGGCCCTCTCTTACGGCATCGCCGCCGCTCAGGAGCGCGGGATGACATTCATCACACCGGGCGAGGATGTCTACGAGGGGCAGATCGTTGGGCAGCACGCGCGCGGAAACGACCTGGCGGTCAACGTCTGCAAGGGCAAGAAGCTCACCAACATGCGCGCCGCCAGCGCCGACGCCAATATCCGCCTGACGCCGCCGGTCATCCTCTCGCTGGAACAGGCGCTGGATTTCCTGGCCGACGACGAGCTGCTGGAGGTCACGCCGAAGGCCTACCGCCTGCGCAAGCGCCTGCTCCACGAGCACGAACGCGCCCGCGCCAAGAAGCAGGCCGAATCCCGCGAGGCGAACCGAGGGTAAGCACGCCAAACCAACGGGATCGCGTCACAGGAGCAGGAACAGGACGCGATCCCGGATTGGCGTGAGCCTTCACTGTAGAGTCAGGCAGGCGTCAGCCGTGGCGCAGGCCACGAAGCCTTTCGACGATCGGTGACTCCGGCAACGACCGCATCAATTGATCAACGATCGCATCATCCCGTGTGATTCGCTCATCAATTTCGCGCTTGTGATCCCAGTAGTACGCCAACGCGGAATGAATCTGGCCCAGTGTCAGGTGCGGAAACTGGAACGCCAGCTCATCGGGGCTCCAGCCATACGCCATCTGTGCAACGACCAACTCAACAACCTTCATCGTTGTTCCCTCAATGCGGGGAACACCATGGTCGTCAAGGACGATGTGCTGGTACTGAGTCTGGATTGCGGCCATGAGCGGACAGCCTTTCCGGCATGCGCTGGTTCGTCAGGAAACCTCTCATTAAGCATAGGCGCGCCACCAGAACGTCGCTCTCTATGCTTGCCGAACAGCGGCCTCTTGTGCCTTCACTCACTTCACCGCATACGTCGCGACCATCATCCCGTAATACGTCGGTGCCTCGTATGACAGGAAGGTGCCCTGCATCGGGACGACCTGCTTGACGCCTTCGAGCATCAGCAGCTGCCAGAGGCCATCGATCGCGGCGTTGGAGATCATCTCGTCGGACAGGTTGAGCAGGCTGGGGATGTCGTCGTCCCGAATCGCCTGCGCGACCGCCTCATCAACGCGCCGGGCGTCAGGGTGGAAGCCATTCGGATGGTTCTCGTCGTGTCGATGCGCCCAGTCGCAGGAGGCGATGAAGGCGATCCGGCGCTCGTCGGCCTGCGCAGCCTCGGCAACCACCTTGCCGAACTCGATGTTGACCTCTTTCGGCAGCCGCCGCGATGGTTGGACAATAACCGCCGCCGGCGGCTGGTCCTGCGGCAGACCATCGAAGAGGGCCGCGAGAACATGGCCCTTGCCGACCTGATTGCGATTCTGGCCCGCAAACCAGAGCGGCACCATCGTCCCCCAGTCCATCGGCATGATGCTCTGATTCCGATTCGAGCCGCCGTAGCCGACCTGCACGACCGGCAGGTTCGCTTCGTTGGCGCGCTCGACGATGGCATCGGCCAGCGCGAGATCGAACGGCACATTCATCTCGACGCTGCGACCGTCCAGCGACAGCGTCCCGGCTCCGCGCGCGCAATCGGCGATCGAGATGAAGCCGTTCACCCGGAAGCCGTGCGGCGTCGCGATGACGACGACATCCGGCTTCGCGTCGGCAAAGACCTGCTGCATCTGCAGCATCGAGGCCCGCGTGGTCAGCCCACCTTCGGCATCTTCGCTGAGCTCCGGGATGATCGGGAAACCGTGCGGCGTGACGGCACCAACAACAATCGGCATCTGACTCTCCTATCCTGACTCTGGCTACAATCGAGAGGTTTCAGACATCTCCAGCGGGTTCGGTGTCAGAGAAGCGTGACTCCATTGACCGTTATGTGAAATTCACAGCCGAGGAATTCCGCAGCCCGACGACTCATCAACATCCGTGGCAGGAAGATCTCGAAGTAGTGCATCACCTGCGCGACCGTTGTGTCAATGGTCAGCTCCAGCGTGATCGTCTTGCCCAGCTCGTCGACGCGGAGGAACGACCACTCGGCGGCGTAGTTGACCCGATCGTGCTGATCGAACGTGTTGGGGTCGGGATTCCGCACCCGCGAGCGATGCACGTCCGACTTGTCGGCCAGGATCAGCGCTGCGCCGACCGGATGCACCGCCTCACCGAGGCGGCCCCCATCGTCACCGTGGCTACCGATCGCGCCCATGATGATCGCAACATCGGCCGGCGGCATGCCCATCCGGTTCAGGATGTCACGTGCCAGCACCGCGCCGGTCAGTGCGTGATCGTAGCGGCTGATGACATTGCCGATGTCGTGCAGATAGCCGGCAATCGCTGCCAGCTCCTGATGCTCCTCATCATATTCAAGGTAGCGCAGCACATTCCGGGCGATGCGTGATACGAGTGTCACATGGCGGACGCCATGCTCGGTATAGCCCAGCACCGCCAGATTCTCATTCGCCCGCTCAATCAGCGCGGCGACTTCCGGGTCTTCCCGCACACGGTCGAACGTAACCACGTCCGGCGCTGGATCCGGCTTCGACGCCAGTTCCGGACGCACCGGGCGCTCGCCGAGGCGATCCAACCGCGGGACCTGCTCCTGTGTTTCGTCATCCGGGCTCATGGTGAGGTCCATTCATCAGCGCGTCTGCGTCGATGCAGCATTATCTACTTACCACTCCCAGCGCTCCCAGGTGCGGACGTCCTCGCGCGGCAACCGCGAGCGCTCGCGCAGCTCACGCTGCTGGCTGCGCTCATCGAGATCCTCGAAGCGGCCCGGATGGCCGACGCCAACCATCGCCAGCACGCGGACTGCGTCCGGGATGCCGAGCGCGGATCGGACGGTCGCCTCATCGAACCCGCCGATCGGATGTGCGTGCAGACCCATCGCGAATGCCTGCAGCAGCAGATTCTCAATGCCGAGCCCGGCGTCCAGCAGGTAATACTCCTTGCCGTCGACGATCTGGCCATCATCCGGCCTGCCACAGACGGCGATCAGGATCGGCGCAGTCTTCAGATACGCGTTGCCGCGCGTCAGCGCCTCGTGGACGACGGCCAGCGTCTCCGGCTCGCTGGCGACGACGTAGCGCGTCGGCTGGCGGTTGCCATACGACGGTGCCCAACGTGCCGCCTCCAGGAGTGTCTCGACGACCTCCGGCGCGAGTGGCGTTGTCGCAAACCTGCGGCTACTGACCCGCTCGGCAATTGGCTCCAGCAGCGGCAGCGTTCCTTCTCCTGGCTTCATCCATGTACTCCACGGCCAATGGTCTGTTTCACACGATCGTCCTGTTCTTTTCGCCATGATGAAGTCGTTTCTGCAGAATAGGCTGCTGGTAGAGCAGCGTCAAACACGCTCTTCAGCACGATCACTGCCCTTGCAGGTACACTTCCTCTTGATCACAGAGCCGCTGAACGCACATGAGAGAACGGGATTCATGACGCGAATTCTCGCACCTCGCTGTACGGTCGTCTGCCTGATGACCATGATCCTGCTGCTGACAGCTTGCGGCGGATCGTCCGATGAATCGACGCCAACGGCGGTTCCTGCCACCGAGCAGGCGGACGCAGCTGCCGCGACCAGCGAGCCGACGGCCACGCTGGAGCCGAGCCCATCACCAACCTATACTCCTGAACCAACGGCAACACCGCGCCCGGCCATCATATCCAGCACGCCGCGCCCGATCGCGACGCGCCCGCCGGCAATCCCGACGGCCATGCCGGAGCCTGAGCATGTCATCGAAGACCAGCTCGCACTCGATTTCGAGCAAGACGCAGGGCCGTTCCCGACCGGCGCTGCTGACAACGGCTACAGCCTTGAAGTCACCGACGGCATGTACGTCGTCACGATGCCAGAAGGCTACTGGCTGAATCCGCTGCCGTCTTCGCCGGAGGTGACTCTGCGCAACGGCACGGTCAGCGTGAATGTCGCGTTGGCCGGTGGTGAGGGCTTTGCCGGCGTCATCGGCCGGCAGATGGTCGACGCGGACGGCAACGAGGCGTTCCTCGCGTGTGGCATCTACAGCGACGGCTCAGCCGGCTGTTACGAGTTCGCTGGCGCAGAGGCGGCCGAAACGATCTTCATGGTGGCTGGATCATTCGAGATGACCCAGATGAACACGCTAACGCTCACCATTGTCGACGGCTGGTATTCGTTTGACGTCAACGACGTCATGATGGGTGAGGCGTACACGGCCCACGAAGTCGATGGCAACTGGGGCCTCTTTGTCCAGAGTATGGTCGGCACCTTCGCTGCCGGATTCGACTGGTTCACCGTCCGCAATCCGACGCTCGCGGCGACAACATTCGACTCCGGCTCTGCCGAACCGTTCTTTTCCGGTACATATGCTGATGGTGTTTCGAACGTCGAGGTCATAAACGGTGCCTATACCCTCACGTTGACGGGCGCAATTCAGTGGACCTTCCTGCCACCACAACCCCCCGTGCCGTTCAAAGACGGCTTAGTCGAGACAGTCACGTCGTTGGAGGGTCTGGGCGGCACGGGCGTGATTGCCCGGGCGACTGTTGGTGAAAGTGGGCTTGTCTCCGGGTACGTGTGCGAAATGACGCACACCGGCGCTGCCGACTGCTACGTCGTTGACGAAAACCAGTGGACGTACCTTTTCGGGTCAGTGGACGGAGCATACGACCCGACCGGCGCAAACCTGATTACCCTGCGAATTGTCGGAGAGGAATTACAGCTGTCGGTCAATGGCGAGTATGTCGCCGGTTCGATCGATGGCACCTTCGGAAGCGGCGAGTGGGGCATGTACACGACGTTCAAGGGCGGCGACCAGATCATCACCCGCTTCGATTCGATCCTGATCCTGGACACGAGCGTGTATTAGCCTGGCCGGACGAACGCAGAGGCGCTGGTATCGCCACGTCGAGCACGCCTTCTGACCAGTCGGCGGTCGCCGCGAAACAGCTGCCATCCGGGGCGAACGCGAAGCCGCCGCCGGGGAAGTCCTCATCGATGGTTCGACCGGCGGCGGTAGCAGC from Thermomicrobiales bacterium encodes:
- a CDS encoding VOC family protein, with protein sequence MSGITPTSHIRIARPSRDLAAAEQFYIAGLDMRVLYRAESVAGDPDHGHDLLMVGWPGAGWHLELVSDPSNPVEPRPTVEDLLVVYLDGPVDDTLVARLEQAGGRRVASHNPYWDRFGVTIEDGDGYRFVLCERRWDNADWAE
- a CDS encoding HD domain-containing protein, with translation MSPDDETQEQVPRLDRLGERPVRPELASKPDPAPDVVTFDRVREDPEVAALIERANENLAVLGYTEHGVRHVTLVSRIARNVLRYLEYDEEHQELAAIAGYLHDIGNVISRYDHALTGAVLARDILNRMGMPPADVAIIMGAIGSHGDDGGRLGEAVHPVGAALILADKSDVHRSRVRNPDPNTFDQHDRVNYAAEWSFLRVDELGKTITLELTIDTTVAQVMHYFEIFLPRMLMSRRAAEFLGCEFHITVNGVTLL
- a CDS encoding aromatic ring-opening dioxygenase subunit LigB translates to MPIVVGAVTPHGFPIIPELSEDAEGGLTTRASMLQMQQVFADAKPDVVVIATPHGFRVNGFISIADCARGAGTLSLDGRSVEMNVPFDLALADAIVERANEANLPVVQVGYGGSNRNQSIMPMDWGTMVPLWFAGQNRNQVGKGHVLAALFDGLPQDQPPAAVIVQPSRRLPKEVNIEFGKVVAEAAQADERRIAFIASCDWAHRHDENHPNGFHPDARRVDEAVAQAIRDDDIPSLLNLSDEMISNAAIDGLWQLLMLEGVKQVVPMQGTFLSYEAPTYYGMMVATYAVK
- a CDS encoding DUF433 domain-containing protein, which produces MAAIQTQYQHIVLDDHGVPRIEGTTMKVVELVVAQMAYGWSPDELAFQFPHLTLGQIHSALAYYWDHKREIDERITRDDAIVDQLMRSLPESPIVERLRGLRHG
- a CDS encoding nitroreductase family protein; its protein translation is MKPGEGTLPLLEPIAERVSSRRFATTPLAPEVVETLLEAARWAPSYGNRQPTRYVVASEPETLAVVHEALTRGNAYLKTAPILIAVCGRPDDGQIVDGKEYYLLDAGLGIENLLLQAFAMGLHAHPIGGFDEATVRSALGIPDAVRVLAMVGVGHPGRFEDLDERSQQRELRERSRLPREDVRTWERWEW
- a CDS encoding VWA domain-containing protein yields the protein MPKRTRRTRLGAMALSITLLVLLAVSSTGVLAQGEPGLDPSSVSRTLFPGESTMITKTVHTPAFPPVLDVMFLSDTTGSMSSAISNVASNATSIMNTVLAGQPNTQFGAAQYRDVTDSPVFQVDQQITGTVANVQSAISSWSANGGGDTPEAQINALWQLAQPGTAGFRPDPATRIIVWFGDASGHDPSNGHTQTDAINALVAAGIRVLAINVDSGSADGLDATGQATAIANATGGSYLGTATPEQVSAMILSGLQNLGITVSMASTCTAPISTSFTPASQSITSGQSAVFTETISVAANATPGVYSCYDYALIDGQPMTDGDGQVIRETKTIAVPGISKTATTTFTRSWDWSIDKSVDQPNLWLDFWQPGTVNYAVNVDGTAADSNWAVSGIITVTNPSTTEALTVTLTDVITGGLNATITADADCNLSGSTLTVPINSVATCPYARALPDSTNRTNTATIARNGYQIQATAPVTFGTPSTVTDECVVIADSYQGNLGSPCMTANDTVAHFGFGYDREIGPYPACYQLTVDNSASVTTTDTSTVDSDSQSVAVTVHCIPPCCTQLPAYWLQNSVAGSKRGIDPTWYKIEPSGSATPFFLSPYNYRTVLLITPRASDRDYYVLAQQYISAELNLLRGSTAPWSVVDAMYAAKDLFETYTPADVAGMSPAQRQQFVSLASTLHNYNFGYIGPGRCPAGRP
- the typA gene encoding translational GTPase TypA, yielding MTSPTTSAQPSSPTHVRSDLRNIAIIAHVDHGKTTLVDGLLKQTHIFRDPDAAGELIMDANDLERERGITILAKNTAIHYRDVKINVIDTPGHADFGGEVERVLNMADGCLLIVDAVEGPMPQTRTVLQQALGLGLRPIVVINKVDRPFAQPDVVISRTQDLFLDLAIDAEQLDFPVLYAIAKQGRAGHAPDDLAPDLTPLFDTIVDYIPAPVVDIDGPVQLQVASLDYNPHRGRIAIGRVRRGRLHTGDTLVQLGTAGEEDRQKVTWLAAHEGLARVEITEAQAGDIVALTGFPAAHVSATLADPAVPEPLPGIQIDEPTLRLTFGVNTSPFAGREGDYQTSRQLGERLQRELETNVALRVEPTEVPDVFSVSGRGELHLSILIETMRREGYEFQVSRPEVITREIDGTLMEPIEQLVIDTTEEFVGAVTELVGARKARMTDMLNDGRGNVRLEFDIPTRGLIGLRNEFLTRTKGNGSMSSRLTGFEPWHGAISSTRTGALVAWEAGTALSYGIAAAQERGMTFITPGEDVYEGQIVGQHARGNDLAVNVCKGKKLTNMRAASADANIRLTPPVILSLEQALDFLADDELLEVTPKAYRLRKRLLHEHERARAKKQAESREANRG